The following coding sequences lie in one Cronobacter universalis NCTC 9529 genomic window:
- the rnt gene encoding ribonuclease T: MSDNAQLTGLSDRFRGFYPVVIDVETAGFNAKTDALLEIAAVTLKMDADGWLTPDETLHFHVEPFEGAILQPEALAFNGIDPHNPLRGAVSEYDALHAIFKMVRKGMKESNCNRAIMVAHNATFDHSFMMAAAERASLKRNPFHPFVTFDTAALSGLALGQTVLAKACIAAGMAFDSTQAHSALYDTEQTALLFCEIVNRWKRLGGWPVPPLAAEDATPQNND; the protein is encoded by the coding sequence ATGTCCGATAACGCTCAACTGACCGGTCTGTCCGACCGTTTTCGTGGCTTTTACCCTGTTGTCATCGATGTGGAAACCGCCGGTTTTAACGCCAAAACCGACGCGCTGCTGGAGATCGCCGCCGTGACGCTGAAAATGGATGCCGACGGCTGGCTCACCCCCGATGAAACGCTGCATTTTCACGTTGAGCCTTTTGAAGGCGCTATTCTTCAGCCGGAAGCGCTGGCCTTTAACGGTATCGATCCGCACAACCCGCTGCGCGGCGCCGTCAGCGAATATGACGCGCTGCACGCCATTTTTAAAATGGTGCGCAAGGGCATGAAAGAGAGCAACTGCAACCGCGCGATCATGGTGGCGCACAATGCTACGTTCGATCACAGCTTTATGATGGCGGCCGCGGAGCGCGCGTCGCTCAAACGAAACCCATTCCACCCGTTTGTGACCTTCGATACCGCGGCGTTAAGCGGACTGGCGCTGGGTCAGACGGTGCTGGCGAAAGCCTGCATCGCCGCGGGCATGGCGTTTGACAGCACCCAGGCGCATTCGGCGCTCTACGACACCGAACAAACCGCCCTGCTGTTTTGCGAAATCGTCAACCGCTGGAAACGCCTGGGCGGCTGGCCAGTGCCGCCGCTCGCCGCGGAAGACGCGACGCCGCAGAACAACGACTAA
- the gloA gene encoding lactoylglutathione lyase, whose amino-acid sequence MRLLHTMLRVGDLQRSIDFYTNVLGMKLLRTSENTEYKYSLAFVGYGPESEEAVIELTYNWGVESYELGTAYGHIAISVDNAAEACERIRNNGGNVTREAGPVKGGTTVIAFVEDPDGYKIELIEEKDAGRGLGN is encoded by the coding sequence ATGCGCTTACTTCACACCATGCTGCGCGTTGGCGACCTGCAACGCTCCATCGACTTCTACACCAACGTTCTTGGCATGAAACTGCTGCGCACCAGTGAAAACACCGAATACAAATATTCGCTGGCGTTTGTCGGTTACGGTCCGGAGAGCGAAGAAGCGGTGATCGAGCTGACTTACAACTGGGGCGTGGAGAGCTATGAGCTCGGTACAGCCTACGGCCATATCGCCATCAGCGTGGACAACGCCGCAGAAGCCTGCGAGCGCATCCGCAACAACGGCGGCAACGTCACCCGTGAAGCGGGCCCGGTTAAAGGCGGCACCACGGTTATCGCGTTTGTTGAAGATCCGGATGGTTACAAAATCGAGCTTATCGAAGAGAAAGACGCGGGTCGCGGCCTCGGCAACTGA